One genomic segment of Paenibacillus durus includes these proteins:
- a CDS encoding ABC transporter permease produces MSIYPKYIRVFKLGVQASMEYRLDFAFSLISAFFPIMIQYYIWTAVYGRSGSGQFFGYTYGEMILYTIVAAIVTKIVTTNMDHVIASDIKDGALNKFLVQPASYFGLKLFTLLGQKLFFFTVMLVVLFLVIFYFGGRYGIHIPLVNLVYFVAAMALSLILNFLISYTIAAIAFWLSEISYFFEMTGLLVIILSGGVFPIEVFGKAVSSLLNYLPFKYTIYFPSNVINGKLMMSEITEGLLMQIFWIGVMFLVSKLVWRIGFKKYLGLGG; encoded by the coding sequence ATGAGCATTTATCCAAAGTATATACGCGTCTTCAAGCTGGGCGTCCAGGCTTCGATGGAATACCGTCTTGACTTTGCCTTTTCCCTGATCAGCGCGTTCTTCCCGATTATGATCCAGTATTATATTTGGACCGCCGTCTACGGGCGTTCAGGCTCAGGACAATTTTTCGGCTATACGTACGGAGAAATGATTCTGTATACGATTGTGGCGGCAATTGTAACCAAAATTGTAACAACCAATATGGATCATGTCATCGCATCGGACATTAAGGACGGGGCCCTGAATAAATTTCTGGTGCAGCCGGCCAGTTACTTTGGGCTGAAGCTGTTTACTTTGCTCGGGCAAAAGCTGTTCTTTTTCACGGTTATGCTGGTCGTTTTGTTTCTGGTCATCTTTTATTTTGGCGGGCGGTACGGCATCCATATCCCGCTTGTGAACCTGGTGTACTTTGTGGCGGCGATGGCCTTGTCGCTGATCTTGAACTTTCTCATATCGTACACGATTGCGGCAATCGCCTTTTGGCTGTCCGAAATCTCTTATTTCTTCGAAATGACCGGACTGCTTGTCATCATTTTGAGCGGAGGCGTGTTTCCGATTGAGGTGTTCGGCAAGGCGGTGAGCAGCCTTCTGAACTATCTTCCTTTTAAGTACACAATTTATTTTCCGTCCAATGTGATCAATGGGAAACTGATGATGAGTGAGATCACGGAAGGGCTGCTGATGCAAATCTTTTGGATCGGCGTCATGTTCCTCGTTTCGAAGCTGGTGTGGCGGATCGGCTTTAAAAAGTATCTCGGTTTAGGGGGCTAA
- a CDS encoding ABC transporter ATP-binding protein yields MRLLEEAIKVEQLAKSFTYYTKEVGVMNSLKNLIHRKTLTKQAVKDITFSIGKGEMVAFLGPNGAGKTTTLKMLSGILHPTDGSLSVLGFKPYERKKEFKKRFAIVMGQKSQLWPDLPASESILLNRYIYQVEEQTYKRTLDELVELLDVKHVLNVQVRRLSLGERMKMELIAALIHKPELLFLDEPTIGLDVVTQKRVREFLAHYNEYYKTTIILTSHYMKDVEDLCKRTLIINDGRLVFDGNLNQVHGAVNETKIVKLKFSQSVEASRLEPFGAVRQTDEFAATLEIAKEQINPVSRELLDLFPIEDITIEEKPIEEVIVSLYNRTQPV; encoded by the coding sequence ATGAGGCTATTGGAAGAAGCGATCAAGGTTGAGCAATTAGCCAAAAGCTTTACCTACTATACGAAGGAAGTCGGAGTGATGAACTCCCTCAAAAATCTGATCCACCGCAAAACCTTAACCAAGCAAGCGGTAAAGGACATCACCTTCTCCATCGGCAAGGGCGAAATGGTCGCCTTTCTCGGTCCGAACGGTGCGGGCAAAACAACGACGTTAAAGATGCTCTCCGGCATCCTGCATCCAACTGACGGCAGCCTTTCCGTACTGGGATTTAAGCCTTATGAGCGGAAAAAGGAGTTCAAGAAGCGTTTCGCGATTGTCATGGGCCAGAAAAGCCAGCTGTGGCCGGATCTTCCCGCGTCGGAGTCGATTCTGCTGAACCGGTACATCTATCAAGTCGAGGAGCAGACCTATAAGCGGACGCTGGATGAGCTGGTCGAACTTCTGGATGTGAAGCATGTGCTGAATGTCCAGGTCCGGCGGCTGTCGCTGGGCGAGCGTATGAAGATGGAGCTGATCGCCGCGCTTATCCATAAGCCCGAGCTGCTGTTTCTGGATGAGCCTACCATCGGACTTGATGTCGTTACGCAGAAGAGAGTAAGAGAGTTTCTGGCGCACTACAACGAGTATTATAAGACGACGATTATTTTGACGAGCCACTATATGAAAGATGTCGAGGATTTGTGCAAAAGAACCCTGATTATCAACGACGGCCGTCTCGTCTTCGACGGCAACTTGAATCAGGTGCATGGTGCGGTAAATGAAACCAAGATTGTCAAGCTGAAATTCAGCCAATCCGTTGAAGCTTCCAGGCTTGAGCCGTTCGGGGCCGTTCGTCAAACGGACGAATTTGCGGCAACGCTGGAAATCGCTAAGGAACAGATTAACCCGGTTTCAAGAGAGCTGCTCGACCTGTTCCCGATCGAGGATATCACAATTGAAGAGAAGCCCATCGAGGAAGTGATCGTCTCTCTTTATAACAGGACGCAGCCCGTATGA
- a CDS encoding radical SAM protein: MQPKTTRKFDEQVFNDLKRTIMNMSRASRLRKADSRYAMQVPEDIGIKLNNGCNLRCKHCYEWNEDGFHREMSKEDQRKEIDIALVEKVLAFTREKKSKVYLWGGEPLYYSQFSQLAELLEQDQRTVTICTNAVLLEQHLDSLLKIGEGLVVLASLEGFEAENDAIRGKGTYQKVIQAVELLLELQRKGIFKGKVSISLTMNDAMIPKLFSFMQHFQEIGVDSVYFVYPWYISAESAADMDDLYRKELSWLNPAEPGSCSWHSFTYRISPENVEPLKEEVRRISEHTWSSRIRFMPALELNEIGDFVSGVQMTGMKRKECLAISTRMDVLPSGNVTPCKFFPELAVGNISEASAEEVWHGENYGKHRELLSCGLMPVCSRCGLLYHYGR, encoded by the coding sequence ATGCAGCCCAAAACAACCCGGAAATTCGATGAGCAGGTGTTCAACGATCTGAAACGCACGATTATGAACATGTCGCGGGCAAGCCGCTTGCGGAAAGCGGACAGCCGATATGCGATGCAGGTCCCGGAGGATATCGGAATCAAGCTGAACAACGGCTGCAATTTGCGCTGCAAGCATTGCTATGAATGGAATGAAGACGGCTTTCACCGGGAAATGAGCAAGGAGGATCAGAGGAAGGAAATTGATATCGCGCTTGTAGAGAAGGTGCTGGCATTTACCCGGGAGAAGAAATCGAAGGTGTACTTGTGGGGCGGCGAGCCGCTTTACTACAGCCAATTTTCGCAGCTGGCCGAGCTGCTCGAACAGGATCAGCGGACCGTTACGATTTGCACGAACGCGGTCTTGCTGGAGCAGCATCTGGACTCACTGCTCAAGATCGGTGAAGGGCTGGTCGTTCTGGCCAGCCTGGAAGGATTCGAAGCGGAGAACGATGCGATCAGGGGCAAAGGGACCTACCAAAAGGTTATTCAGGCGGTAGAGCTGCTGCTGGAGCTTCAAAGAAAGGGCATTTTCAAAGGCAAGGTCTCGATCAGCCTGACGATGAACGATGCCATGATTCCGAAGCTGTTTTCCTTTATGCAGCATTTTCAGGAGATCGGCGTCGATTCCGTCTATTTTGTCTATCCCTGGTATATTTCCGCCGAGTCCGCGGCGGACATGGATGACTTGTACAGGAAGGAGCTCAGTTGGCTGAATCCGGCCGAGCCCGGAAGCTGCAGCTGGCATTCCTTCACCTACCGAATCTCACCGGAGAATGTGGAGCCGCTGAAGGAGGAGGTTCGCCGTATCTCAGAGCATACGTGGAGCAGCCGCATACGGTTCATGCCTGCGCTGGAGCTTAACGAGATCGGTGATTTCGTGAGCGGGGTCCAGATGACGGGGATGAAGCGGAAAGAGTGCCTGGCCATCTCCACCCGGATGGACGTGCTGCCCAGCGGGAACGTGACGCCGTGTAAATTCTTTCCGGAGCTTGCCGTCGGCAACATCAGCGAAGCGTCCGCCGAAGAGGTGTGGCACGGGGAGAATTACGGCAAGCACCGTGAGCTGCTGTCCTGCGGGTTGATGCCGGTCTGTTCCCGCTGCGGCCTGCTGTACCATTACGGACGGTAA
- a CDS encoding ABC transporter permease yields the protein METRLGTLKTYGIIYLQFIKNCFIAQMEYRTNFILGIAVEIAYLLSKLLYVVVVYKSDLHIGDIPPDGILMFVGTYTMMTGLYSGLFFTNFVRISDYVRTGELDLLMVKPISLQFMVSLRYIDLGMPIPNLVAGITMVSIGWSALGIPVTAYHLFLFALYLLSALVITYCLMIIPAILSFWFVNTGGLAGIFYAIWDANNMPMPIYPRLIQRIGVYVLPFLVITNFAPLSVMERLNGGLMLWGALVPILLLVCVRLIWRQAIKNYSSASG from the coding sequence TTGGAAACGCGGCTCGGCACGCTCAAAACCTATGGCATCATTTATTTACAATTCATTAAAAACTGCTTTATCGCGCAAATGGAATACCGCACAAATTTTATACTTGGCATCGCGGTTGAAATCGCCTATCTGCTGTCCAAGCTGCTGTATGTCGTCGTCGTATATAAGAGCGATTTGCATATCGGCGATATACCGCCAGACGGGATTTTGATGTTCGTAGGTACGTATACGATGATGACCGGTCTTTATTCAGGCCTATTTTTCACCAATTTCGTCCGTATTTCGGACTATGTGAGAACGGGGGAGCTGGATCTGCTCATGGTGAAGCCGATCTCCCTGCAGTTTATGGTCTCGCTCCGTTATATCGATTTGGGTATGCCGATTCCCAATCTTGTCGCAGGCATCACGATGGTTTCGATAGGCTGGAGCGCGCTCGGGATTCCCGTTACCGCGTACCATCTGTTCTTGTTTGCGTTGTACCTTCTGTCGGCCTTGGTCATTACTTACTGCCTGATGATCATTCCGGCCATTCTGTCCTTTTGGTTCGTTAACACCGGTGGTCTTGCGGGCATATTTTATGCGATTTGGGATGCCAACAATATGCCTATGCCGATCTACCCCCGGCTGATTCAGAGGATCGGCGTATACGTGCTGCCTTTTCTGGTGATTACGAATTTTGCTCCGCTTAGCGTCATGGAGAGGCTGAACGGAGGGCTTATGCTGTGGGGCGCACTCGTCCCGATCCTTCTATTGGTGTGCGTCCGTTTGATTTGGAGACAGGCGATCAAAAATTATAGCAGCGCAAGCGGCTAA